A section of the Prochlorococcus marinus XMU1402 genome encodes:
- a CDS encoding S66 peptidase family protein, translating to MVFRLKKGDLIDILAPGSFIDEDENFQKGIEILKNWGLEINENNSLSKKFGYFAGNDLTRFEELEKAQNSKLIIYAKGGWGSARLLEKEPSWQHGLMLGFSDTCSLLLSKYSQGFKGSIHGPMVTSLFKEPEWSLERLRNLLFEGYVEDIRGISLRAGKAKGEIIVSNLTIATFLVGTNHFPDCKGKIIVFEDINEDIYKIDRMLTYLRMTKTLSEIAGIGFGSFSNDSYDLEWKDLLKNCIIERLQEFDFPILFDLPIGHISGNACIPLGYEATLNGDDGILSIHKPF from the coding sequence ATGGTTTTTAGATTAAAAAAAGGAGATCTAATAGATATTTTAGCTCCAGGCTCATTTATTGATGAAGACGAAAATTTTCAAAAAGGCATAGAAATCTTAAAAAACTGGGGCTTGGAAATTAATGAAAATAATTCCCTATCAAAAAAATTTGGTTATTTTGCAGGTAATGATCTAACTAGATTTGAAGAACTGGAAAAAGCACAAAATAGTAAGCTAATCATTTATGCAAAAGGAGGCTGGGGTTCAGCAAGACTTTTAGAAAAAGAACCTTCTTGGCAGCATGGTTTAATGCTTGGATTCTCAGATACATGTTCTTTATTACTATCTAAATATTCTCAAGGATTTAAAGGTTCTATTCATGGCCCAATGGTTACTAGTCTTTTCAAAGAGCCAGAGTGGAGTCTTGAGAGATTAAGAAATTTACTTTTTGAGGGATATGTTGAGGACATAAGAGGAATTTCTTTAAGAGCTGGAAAAGCTAAAGGAGAAATCATCGTTTCTAACTTAACTATTGCTACTTTTTTAGTTGGTACTAATCACTTTCCAGATTGCAAAGGGAAAATAATAGTTTTTGAAGATATTAATGAAGATATTTATAAAATTGACCGTATGTTGACTTACCTCAGAATGACTAAAACACTTTCTGAAATTGCTGGTATTGGATTCGGAAGTTTTTCTAATGATTCCTATGACCTTGAATGGAAAGATTTACTAAAAAACTGCATTATTGAAAGACTCCAAGAATTTGATTTTCCAATTCTTTTTGACCTCCCGATAGGCCACATATCGGGAAATGCTTGCATTCCTCTAGGATACGAAGCCACATTAAATGGTGATGATGGCATTCTTAGTATCCATAAACCTTTTTAA
- the fabG gene encoding 3-oxoacyl-[acyl-carrier-protein] reductase encodes MSNTDSLSGKVALITGASRGIGKEIALELSRLGAEVFINYSSSDEKAEEVVNLIKNLGGNAHKLKFDVSKEDSVSSAFEEIIKINGTIDILINNAGITRDGLLMRMKSEQWDDVLNTNLKGVFLCTKYASKFMMKKRSGSIVNISSVVGIIGNPGQANYSAAKAGVIGFTKTCAKEFASRGINVNAIAPGFIETEMTEKLNTEEILKVIPLGKLGSCAQIANLVSFLVSSDAGSYITGQTISIDGGMSI; translated from the coding sequence ATGTCCAATACAGATTCATTATCAGGCAAAGTTGCTTTAATCACTGGAGCTAGCAGAGGAATTGGTAAAGAAATTGCTTTAGAACTAAGCCGATTAGGAGCAGAAGTTTTTATTAATTACTCTTCTTCTGATGAAAAAGCTGAAGAAGTTGTAAATTTAATAAAAAATTTAGGAGGTAATGCTCATAAATTAAAATTTGATGTTTCAAAAGAGGATTCTGTCAGTTCAGCTTTTGAAGAAATAATCAAAATTAATGGCACTATTGATATCCTCATTAACAATGCTGGAATTACTAGAGATGGACTATTGATGAGAATGAAATCGGAACAATGGGATGATGTACTGAATACAAACTTAAAAGGAGTTTTTCTTTGTACAAAATATGCTTCTAAATTTATGATGAAAAAAAGAAGTGGTAGCATCGTAAATATTTCATCTGTTGTTGGAATAATTGGTAATCCTGGCCAAGCAAATTATTCTGCAGCCAAAGCTGGAGTTATTGGATTTACCAAAACTTGCGCTAAAGAATTTGCCTCAAGAGGTATAAACGTTAATGCAATAGCTCCAGGTTTTATAGAAACAGAGATGACTGAAAAACTTAATACTGAAGAAATTCTAAAAGTTATTCCTTTAGGGAAATTAGGAAGTTGTGCTCAAATTGCAAACTTAGTGTCATTCTTAGTTTCAAGTGATGCAGGAAGTTACATTACAGGGCAAACAATCAGTATAGACGGGGGTATGAGTATTTAG
- the ispD gene encoding 2-C-methyl-D-erythritol 4-phosphate cytidylyltransferase, with translation MHFLIPAAGNGSRMKAGKNKLLIDLEGESLIYWTLKSVFSASSTNWVGIIGQQKDKNLLLNSAKDFAHKVHWINGGDTRQQSVFNGLKALPKDAEKVLIHDGARCLINPELIDLCAKQLDENEAVILATKVTDTIKIVDNEGFIKETPDRNYLWAAQTPQGFLVDSLKKAHKMAIDKNWKVTDDASLFEMLNWKVKIIEGTYSNIKITSPIDLKIAKLFVKNP, from the coding sequence GTGCACTTTTTAATACCAGCTGCAGGGAACGGTAGCAGAATGAAAGCTGGAAAAAATAAATTACTTATTGATTTAGAGGGAGAGTCTTTGATTTATTGGACACTTAAATCTGTATTTTCTGCAAGCTCAACAAATTGGGTTGGAATAATTGGGCAACAGAAAGATAAAAATTTATTATTAAATTCAGCAAAGGATTTTGCCCATAAAGTTCATTGGATTAATGGTGGTGACACCAGACAACAGTCAGTTTTTAATGGTTTAAAAGCGTTACCAAAAGATGCTGAAAAAGTTTTAATACATGATGGTGCTAGATGTCTAATTAATCCTGAATTGATAGACCTTTGTGCCAAGCAATTAGATGAAAATGAAGCTGTAATTTTGGCTACTAAGGTAACTGACACTATAAAGATTGTTGATAATGAAGGTTTTATTAAAGAAACACCAGATAGAAATTATTTATGGGCAGCGCAAACTCCTCAGGGCTTTTTAGTAGATAGCTTAAAAAAAGCTCATAAGATGGCAATTGATAAAAACTGGAAAGTCACAGATGATGCCTCTTTATTCGAAATGCTTAATTGGAAAGTAAAGATTATTGAAGGAACTTATTCAAATATAAAAATTACATCCCCTATAGATTTGAAAATAGCAAAACTTTTTGTGAAGAACCCCTAG
- a CDS encoding 4-hydroxybenzoate polyprenyltransferase, whose protein sequence is MKYTISHMHNKNRQIKLRTFFELLRWNKPTGRMILLIPAGWSLYLTPDSDPSFLMLLRIILGGLLVSGLGCVVNDIWDKKIDQRVVRTKNRPLAANKIGLKTAYSILFFLILCSFFLTLSLPQHGRILTISLASLALPIILIYPSAKRWFKYPQLILSICWGFAVLIPWAANEGNLNSIVLLFCWLATIFWTFGFDTIYALADKKYDVQIGINSSAVNLQNNTRITIQICYFLTSCFLALCGFINQMNFIFWPIWLTASILMQRDILKVFPEEKQSIKNIGNHFKNQSIYGGVLLLGIFIAS, encoded by the coding sequence ATGAAATATACAATAAGTCATATGCATAATAAAAATCGACAAATTAAATTAAGAACTTTTTTTGAATTATTAAGGTGGAATAAGCCCACTGGAAGAATGATCTTACTTATTCCTGCTGGATGGAGTTTATATTTAACCCCAGACTCTGATCCATCATTTTTAATGTTGCTAAGAATAATACTGGGAGGACTACTAGTAAGTGGATTAGGCTGCGTGGTTAATGATATTTGGGACAAAAAAATTGATCAAAGAGTTGTTAGGACAAAAAATAGACCTCTAGCTGCAAATAAAATCGGTCTTAAAACAGCTTATTCAATTCTTTTCTTTTTAATTTTATGTAGCTTCTTTTTAACATTGTCACTACCTCAGCATGGGAGAATCCTTACTATTTCACTTGCTTCTTTAGCTCTACCAATTATTTTAATTTATCCTTCTGCCAAAAGATGGTTTAAATATCCTCAATTAATCTTATCCATATGCTGGGGTTTTGCTGTCTTGATTCCGTGGGCTGCAAATGAAGGTAATTTAAATAGTATTGTTTTATTATTTTGCTGGCTAGCTACCATTTTTTGGACTTTTGGCTTTGACACGATTTATGCTTTAGCAGATAAAAAATATGATGTCCAAATTGGAATAAATAGCTCCGCTGTTAACCTTCAGAACAATACAAGAATAACTATTCAAATTTGTTATTTTTTAACTTCTTGTTTTCTGGCATTATGCGGATTTATTAATCAAATGAATTTTATTTTTTGGCCAATTTGGCTAACAGCGTCAATCTTAATGCAGAGAGATATACTAAAAGTATTTCCTGAGGAAAAGCAATCAATAAAAAATATTGGAAATCACTTCAAAAATCAATCAATTTATGGAGGAGTCCTTTTATTAGGAATTTTTATTGCCTCATAA